In Shouchella patagoniensis, the following are encoded in one genomic region:
- a CDS encoding flavin reductase family protein, whose translation MDERLFRTAMSKFTTGVTVITTEVDGDIHGMTANAFMSVSLDPKLVLISVGNRAKMKGYIDLSSTFAVNLLSRSQENVSKQFAGQINDKNTAVFTEFSGLPVIDKALASIACDVHDTTIQGDHTLYIGKVRDVVVTDAEPLTFYSGNYGMIS comes from the coding sequence ATGGATGAGCGTTTGTTTCGAACGGCTATGAGCAAATTTACAACAGGAGTAACGGTCATTACGACTGAAGTAGATGGGGATATACATGGCATGACTGCAAACGCATTTATGTCGGTTTCACTCGATCCAAAGTTAGTTCTTATTTCTGTGGGCAATCGGGCAAAGATGAAAGGATATATCGATTTATCTAGTACGTTTGCAGTCAACCTGCTCTCTCGGAGCCAAGAAAATGTGTCTAAGCAGTTTGCTGGGCAAATAAACGATAAAAACACTGCGGTGTTTACAGAGTTTTCTGGTTTACCGGTGATTGATAAGGCGCTTGCTAGTATCGCTTGTGATGTCCATGATACAACGATCCAAGGTGATCATACGCTGTATATTGGTAAGGTGAGGGATGTTGTTGTGACCGATGCCGAGCCGTTAACTTTTTATTCAGGGAATTACGGGATGATTTCATAA
- the hpaB gene encoding 4-hydroxyphenylacetate 3-monooxygenase, oxygenase component yields MPAKTGQQYIERLKAAKNNVYMHGERVGDVTTHPATANVVKSMAKLYDVQHEKKEKMLYTSEKTGDQVGMTFLRPKTIEDLILRREAIQEWARISGGMMGRSPDYLNAEVMAMGVSNDLFAEDEQRFADNARKYYDFARENDISLTHTLIHPQVNRAKAQHEQKDANVALHLVEKQADGIIVDGIRLLATQGGITDEILVFPSTVKPAGELDDPYSLAFAIPNNTPGLKFLSRESFDYGKSAWDHPLSSRFEEGDAIVSFEKVLVPWDRVFVCGNSSICNRTFRETNAVVHMSHQVVSKNVVKTEFLLGVVLKLMDAIGIDGFQHVKDKGTEIMLTLEAMKSHLYRAEQSAKPDKWGTMTPDFEALNAARNWYPRVYPRLNEILRVLGASGLMGIPTEADFQNEEIGAILHRGLQGKNLEGYEKVQLFRLVWDMTMSAFGSRQMHYEYYFFGDPVRMGMAYFDAFEKDSYKAQVDEFLKSISSVKPTLVRGS; encoded by the coding sequence TTGCCAGCCAAAACAGGACAACAATACATTGAGCGACTAAAGGCAGCAAAAAACAATGTTTATATGCACGGCGAGCGTGTAGGCGACGTCACAACCCATCCAGCAACCGCAAATGTTGTAAAGTCGATGGCAAAGCTTTATGATGTGCAGCACGAAAAGAAAGAGAAGATGCTCTATACATCTGAGAAAACTGGCGATCAAGTGGGGATGACGTTTTTGCGACCGAAAACGATTGAAGATCTTATCCTTCGTCGTGAGGCTATTCAGGAATGGGCGCGTATTTCTGGAGGAATGATGGGACGTTCACCCGATTACTTAAACGCTGAAGTGATGGCTATGGGTGTTTCAAATGATTTATTTGCTGAAGATGAGCAGCGATTTGCCGACAATGCTCGTAAGTATTATGATTTTGCGCGAGAGAATGATATAAGCTTAACGCATACGCTGATTCATCCTCAAGTTAATCGGGCAAAGGCGCAGCATGAACAAAAAGATGCAAACGTGGCATTGCATTTAGTAGAAAAACAAGCGGACGGCATTATTGTCGATGGCATTCGTCTTCTTGCGACGCAAGGTGGAATTACAGATGAGATTCTCGTTTTTCCGTCAACCGTAAAACCTGCAGGTGAGTTAGATGACCCATATTCGCTTGCATTTGCAATTCCGAACAATACGCCTGGACTAAAATTTTTAAGCCGTGAGTCGTTTGATTATGGCAAGAGTGCATGGGATCACCCATTGTCCTCCCGTTTCGAGGAAGGTGATGCGATTGTCTCTTTTGAAAAGGTACTTGTTCCGTGGGATCGTGTGTTTGTCTGTGGGAATTCATCCATCTGTAATCGAACATTCCGCGAGACAAATGCGGTCGTCCATATGTCCCATCAAGTTGTATCCAAGAATGTGGTTAAAACAGAATTCCTGTTAGGTGTTGTATTAAAACTGATGGATGCGATTGGTATTGATGGATTCCAACATGTAAAGGACAAAGGAACGGAAATTATGCTGACGCTAGAAGCGATGAAATCTCATTTATACCGCGCCGAACAAAGCGCGAAACCTGATAAGTGGGGGACGATGACGCCAGATTTTGAAGCACTTAACGCTGCACGTAATTGGTATCCACGTGTGTACCCTCGCTTAAATGAAATTTTACGCGTCCTCGGTGCGTCTGGATTAATGGGAATTCCGACAGAAGCGGATTTTCAGAATGAAGAGATTGGCGCAATTCTTCATCGTGGATTGCAAGGCAAGAATTTAGAGGGATATGAGAAAGTTCAACTATTCAGGCTTGTCTGGGACATGACGATGAGTGCATTTGGAAGTCGTCAGATGCACTATGAATATTACTTCTTTGGTGATCCAGTTCGTATGGGCATGGCGTACTTTGATGCATTTGAAAAAGATTCCTATAAAGCACAAGTTGATGAATTCCTAAAGAGTATTTCAAGTGTGAAGCCAACACTTGTGAGGGGGTCATAA
- the hpaD gene encoding 3,4-dihydroxyphenylacetate 2,3-dioxygenase: MSGAIIRTGRAVLHVTDLEKARDFYVEGLGFIETESTETELYLRGLEEHNHHSLLLKKTGEAAIEAISYKVYAESDLDSLYEQYLQEGLQPIWLAKGDQHAMGRALRVQDVSSLPIEYYAEMDSVERMLQRYDMYKGARVQRIDHFNCMVRDVEEAYGFYTEKLGFACSEYTATEEERIWAAWLHRKQTVHDVAFMNGEGPRLHHVGFWLNDPLALIHACDVLAAKGYSPSIERGPGRHGLSNAFFLYVRDPDGHRIELYNGDYLTSDPDFKPIRWGINDPMRGTFWGHEAPDSWFNEASTVLDVKTQDPVEIKKPVLKQGKPQFVI; the protein is encoded by the coding sequence ATGAGTGGCGCGATTATTCGTACGGGGCGTGCTGTATTGCACGTAACTGATTTAGAAAAAGCAAGAGATTTTTATGTTGAAGGGTTAGGATTTATTGAAACAGAGTCCACCGAAACAGAGCTGTATTTGCGTGGTTTGGAAGAACATAATCATCATTCACTTCTTTTGAAAAAGACAGGTGAAGCCGCTATTGAAGCAATTAGCTATAAAGTGTATGCGGAATCGGACCTAGACTCGTTGTATGAGCAGTACTTGCAAGAAGGATTGCAGCCAATTTGGCTTGCAAAAGGCGATCAGCATGCAATGGGAAGGGCTTTGCGCGTACAGGATGTGTCAAGCTTACCAATTGAATACTATGCTGAAATGGATTCAGTGGAACGAATGCTGCAACGTTATGATATGTATAAGGGTGCGCGTGTCCAGCGGATTGATCACTTTAATTGCATGGTGAGAGATGTGGAGGAGGCATATGGCTTTTACACGGAAAAACTAGGTTTTGCTTGTTCAGAATACACAGCAACAGAAGAAGAACGAATCTGGGCGGCGTGGCTGCACCGGAAACAAACCGTACATGACGTTGCATTTATGAATGGGGAAGGACCACGTTTGCATCATGTAGGTTTTTGGTTAAATGATCCATTGGCTCTCATTCATGCATGTGATGTATTAGCGGCTAAAGGGTATTCACCGAGCATTGAGCGTGGGCCAGGCCGTCATGGATTATCCAACGCATTCTTTCTTTATGTACGCGATCCAGATGGACATCGAATTGAATTATATAACGGTGATTATTTAACGAGTGACCCTGATTTTAAACCAATTCGCTGGGGTATTAATGATCCAATGAGAGGAACGTTCTGGGGGCACGAGGCGCCGGATAGTTGGTTTAATGAAGCTTCAACCGTTCTTGATGTCAAAACACAGGATCCTGTTGAAATTAAAAAACCTGTTTTAAAGCAAGGGAAACCACAGTTTGTCATTTAA
- the ectB gene encoding diaminobutyrate--2-oxoglutarate transaminase encodes MTKTDMSIFENLESEVRSYVRNFPTVFTKAKGWKMWDEDGKEYIDFFSGAGALNYGHNDEKMKHALINYIMEDGVTHSLDMATKPKADFLQAFNEVILKPRDLNYKVMFPGPTGTNTVEAALKLARKATGRTDIISFTNGFHGMTIGSLSVTGNAFKRKGAGIPLTNVVTMPYDNFISEDLDTLDYLEQFLVEGGSGVDIPAAVILETVQGEGGINAARMEWLQRLERICKEHAILMILDDVQAGIGRTGTFFSFEEAGLKPDIVCLSKSIGGYGTPLALTLFTPELDIWEPGEHNGTFRGNNHAFITATSALDYWKGNDFENAIKEKSKAVYAFLTKLVDTYPEMKGHVKGRGLMVGICSEVDGLAGKVAQEAFQRGLIMETAGSKDEVFKLFPALNIDDKALQDGLNIIEESIRSVLGVKEAVAN; translated from the coding sequence GTGACTAAAACAGATATGAGCATTTTTGAGAATTTGGAATCAGAAGTACGCAGTTATGTTCGCAATTTCCCGACTGTATTTACAAAGGCAAAGGGCTGGAAAATGTGGGACGAAGACGGAAAAGAATACATTGATTTCTTTTCTGGAGCAGGTGCCTTGAACTATGGTCACAATGACGAAAAGATGAAACATGCGCTTATTAATTACATTATGGAGGATGGCGTAACTCACTCTCTTGATATGGCTACAAAGCCTAAGGCTGATTTCTTACAAGCGTTTAACGAAGTGATTTTAAAGCCAAGAGATTTGAATTACAAAGTAATGTTTCCAGGACCAACGGGAACAAATACTGTGGAAGCCGCATTAAAGCTAGCTAGAAAAGCAACTGGTCGGACTGACATTATTAGCTTTACAAATGGTTTTCATGGTATGACGATTGGTTCATTATCGGTTACGGGAAATGCCTTTAAGCGAAAAGGGGCAGGGATACCGCTAACTAATGTTGTAACGATGCCGTATGACAATTTTATCAGCGAAGATTTGGATACTCTTGATTACCTCGAACAATTCTTAGTAGAAGGCGGTTCAGGAGTAGATATTCCTGCTGCTGTTATTCTAGAAACGGTCCAAGGAGAAGGTGGCATCAATGCCGCCCGTATGGAATGGTTACAGCGATTAGAGCGTATTTGTAAAGAGCATGCCATTTTAATGATTCTCGATGACGTCCAAGCGGGTATTGGACGAACAGGCACTTTCTTCAGTTTTGAAGAAGCTGGTCTCAAGCCAGATATCGTCTGCTTGTCAAAATCAATCGGCGGATATGGAACCCCGCTTGCACTAACCTTATTTACTCCAGAACTTGATATTTGGGAACCAGGTGAGCATAATGGCACGTTCAGAGGGAATAACCATGCTTTTATAACGGCTACCTCTGCACTTGATTACTGGAAAGGGAATGACTTCGAGAACGCAATCAAAGAAAAGTCAAAAGCTGTTTATGCTTTCTTAACGAAGTTGGTTGACACGTATCCAGAAATGAAAGGACATGTGAAAGGTCGAGGCTTGATGGTTGGTATTTGCTCTGAAGTAGATGGTTTAGCTGGAAAAGTAGCTCAAGAAGCTTTCCAAAGAGGACTAATTATGGAGACAGCAGGCTCTAAAGATGAAGTATTTAAATTGTTTCCAGCCTTAAATATTGATGATAAAGCATTGCAAGATGGGTTGAATATTATTGAAGAGAGTATTCGCTCAGTTCTTGGTGTAAAAGAAGCAGTAGCAAACTAA
- a CDS encoding GntR family transcriptional regulator, with product MRKCIVDGSYAPGKRIVMDQMAKELGSSAIPVREAITCASFHN from the coding sequence ATTAGAAAATGCATTGTTGATGGTAGTTATGCTCCTGGGAAAAGAATCGTTATGGACCAAATGGCAAAAGAACTTGGTTCAAGCGCTATCCCAGTCCGAGAAGCAATAACGTGCGCCTCATTCCATAATTGA
- the hpaI gene encoding 2,4-dihydroxyhept-2-ene-1,7-dioic acid aldolase has product MYKEAKQMLRGSIAPIVTPFKQDESLDLDALRNLIDWHIESGSHAISVTGTTGEPSSLTVDERVKVMETAAKQVNGRVPFVPGTGSTNHQETLFLTKKAKELGADAALIIVPYYNKPSQHALYKHFKAVADAVDIPIIIYNIPGRTATNLDLKTLAKLNQNCENIIGVKESNKDFEHVNRVLLECGRDFLLYSGIELLCYPMLAIGGAGHISATANVVPDKVAEIYDAWEQGDVKRALDLHFELMPLNDVLFKDTNPAPLKAALGMMGKTEPVLRMPMDVPTKELQDEIRIVLKEYIHIGAHS; this is encoded by the coding sequence ATGTATAAAGAAGCAAAACAAATGTTAAGAGGTTCCATCGCACCTATTGTCACACCGTTTAAACAAGATGAGTCACTTGATCTAGATGCACTTCGGAATTTAATTGATTGGCACATTGAAAGTGGAAGCCATGCTATTTCTGTGACGGGTACAACAGGTGAACCAAGTTCGTTGACAGTAGATGAACGAGTAAAGGTAATGGAAACGGCCGCAAAGCAAGTGAATGGACGGGTTCCTTTTGTTCCAGGTACCGGGTCTACAAACCATCAGGAAACTCTATTTTTAACAAAAAAAGCAAAAGAACTTGGTGCAGATGCAGCTTTAATTATTGTTCCCTATTACAATAAGCCTTCTCAACATGCACTGTATAAACATTTTAAAGCTGTAGCTGATGCAGTTGATATCCCAATTATTATTTACAACATTCCAGGCAGAACGGCGACCAACCTTGATTTAAAAACATTAGCAAAGTTAAACCAGAATTGTGAAAACATAATTGGTGTAAAAGAGTCCAATAAAGACTTTGAACATGTAAATCGTGTCTTGCTCGAATGTGGACGAGATTTCTTATTATACTCTGGGATTGAATTGCTTTGTTATCCAATGCTTGCGATTGGGGGGGCGGGACATATTAGTGCAACTGCAAATGTTGTTCCTGATAAAGTGGCAGAGATTTATGATGCGTGGGAGCAAGGTGACGTAAAAAGAGCTCTTGATCTTCACTTTGAATTGATGCCTTTAAACGACGTTTTATTTAAAGATACAAATCCAGCACCGCTCAAGGCAGCGCTCGGTATGATGGGGAAAACGGAACCTGTATTACGCATGCCGATGGATGTACCAACGAAAGAGCTTCAAGATGAGATTCGTATTGTCTTAAAAGAGTACATTCATATTGGTGCACATTCTTAA
- a CDS encoding ectoine synthase: MKVVKLEEIIGTERDVDGGNWTSQRLVVEKDGMGYSVHDTQIKAGTETHLWYKYHLESVYIIEGEGEVETIKDGKIWPVKKFECYVLDEHDEHYLRAKTDMRMVCVFNPPTTGEEVHDKDGAYQLPDHLKK; the protein is encoded by the coding sequence ATGAAAGTAGTAAAACTAGAAGAGATCATTGGAACCGAAAGAGACGTAGATGGAGGCAACTGGACGAGTCAACGTCTTGTTGTCGAAAAAGATGGTATGGGTTATTCCGTTCATGACACACAAATTAAGGCGGGAACGGAAACACATCTCTGGTATAAATATCATCTTGAGTCCGTTTATATTATTGAAGGTGAAGGTGAGGTTGAAACAATTAAAGACGGCAAAATTTGGCCAGTGAAGAAATTTGAGTGCTATGTTCTTGATGAGCACGATGAACATTATCTTCGCGCCAAAACAGACATGCGAATGGTTTGTGTCTTTAATCCACCAACAACAGGTGAAGAGGTTCATGATAAAGACGGCGCATATCAATTGCCAGATCATCTAAAAAAGTAA
- the ectA gene encoding diaminobutyrate acetyltransferase — MAQSPVLMLEKPTVEDGGAMWQLAEDSSLDSNSSYKYIMMCEYFDETCIVAKEENDVVGFITGFIPPKQPDTLFIWQVGVAESQRGKGLALDLLEKLLERSVCENVNYVEATVTPSNIASQSLFKKLARSQGTAYSVSECFGKDLFPDENHEEEKTFRIGPLKS, encoded by the coding sequence ATGGCTCAATCACCGGTTTTGATGCTAGAAAAGCCAACCGTTGAAGATGGAGGTGCCATGTGGCAGCTTGCTGAGGATTCATCCCTCGATTCAAACTCATCCTACAAGTACATTATGATGTGCGAATATTTTGACGAAACTTGTATTGTCGCAAAAGAAGAAAACGATGTCGTTGGATTTATCACCGGTTTTATCCCACCGAAACAACCGGATACGTTGTTTATTTGGCAAGTAGGTGTAGCTGAATCACAACGTGGCAAAGGACTCGCGCTTGACTTACTTGAGAAGCTTTTGGAACGTAGTGTATGTGAAAATGTAAACTATGTCGAAGCGACTGTGACACCGTCAAACATCGCATCCCAGTCTTTATTTAAAAAGTTAGCTCGTTCACAAGGAACAGCATACAGTGTTTCTGAATGTTTTGGGAAAGATTTATTCCCAGATGAAAACCACGAAGAAGAAAAGACTTTTCGAATTGGACCACTTAAGTCTTAA
- a CDS encoding spore germination protein: MAILTDNLLANDLLIKNIFHKAKSVRSLSIQLANSTEAKLLFLEEAIDEKKLHSFIFEPIQALTESNQHFSMFDLENWLKDGAPVQTNELETCKRGLLNGKAVLIFNHNYAYLIDCSNWDIRSVGVPLSSSVYEGPASGLTEDLSTNLNLMRNYFRSSDLAITTLSVGKHAAKNMAVLSVEGKTKPGLVSEVIARLKSINVDDFIVSQIAIDALEGKGFLFPRTMTIDRPDACAMALAKGRVVLLVEGSPLAIIAPSVFFHFFQNQDDYLSEFGRFGARPLRYLYFLIATLLPAITCALVRFHLESLPPDLATQLIKTHGTLAPFTIELLFVILLMQIIMDGSYRLPGNTIFAVTFIGTMLISDIAIDVSLFHPVTIVIIGVCYITSFPVLHRGLLSPIFFMRITLLLIAHFFGFTGIVLAATALIIYGVFLRSLGVPYLYPLLPFQPSRWRDTIFRPSLVKVINQPNSLPFNQTKAAAGRKKEW; the protein is encoded by the coding sequence ATGGCAATTTTGACGGATAATTTATTGGCTAATGATTTGTTAATAAAAAACATATTCCATAAAGCAAAGAGCGTACGCTCTCTTTCCATACAATTAGCAAACTCCACTGAAGCAAAACTGCTCTTTCTAGAAGAAGCAATTGATGAAAAGAAACTCCATTCTTTTATATTTGAACCCATTCAAGCACTTACTGAATCAAATCAACACTTTTCTATGTTTGATTTAGAAAACTGGCTTAAAGATGGGGCCCCTGTACAAACAAACGAATTAGAAACGTGCAAACGAGGGTTACTTAATGGCAAAGCAGTACTCATTTTCAATCACAACTATGCTTACTTAATTGACTGTTCCAATTGGGATATACGCAGTGTGGGTGTTCCGTTATCAAGTAGTGTTTATGAAGGTCCTGCCTCTGGATTAACGGAAGATCTTTCGACAAACTTGAACTTAATGCGCAACTATTTCCGTAGCTCTGATCTTGCGATAACAACACTTTCTGTGGGAAAACACGCCGCTAAAAATATGGCAGTCCTTTCTGTTGAAGGAAAAACAAAACCTGGACTTGTTTCCGAAGTCATTGCACGCTTAAAAAGTATCAACGTTGATGATTTTATCGTTTCACAAATTGCTATTGATGCATTAGAAGGTAAAGGATTCCTTTTTCCACGTACCATGACAATTGATCGGCCTGACGCTTGTGCAATGGCGCTTGCTAAAGGACGTGTTGTTCTATTAGTCGAAGGATCACCATTAGCGATTATTGCTCCAAGTGTTTTTTTTCATTTCTTTCAAAATCAAGACGATTATTTATCAGAGTTCGGTCGATTTGGCGCAAGACCACTTCGTTACTTGTATTTTTTAATTGCGACTTTACTACCAGCAATTACGTGTGCACTCGTACGGTTTCACCTCGAATCATTGCCCCCGGATTTGGCAACCCAATTAATTAAAACGCATGGTACACTCGCGCCTTTTACAATTGAATTATTGTTTGTCATATTACTTATGCAAATCATAATGGACGGTTCATACCGGTTGCCAGGTAATACGATCTTTGCCGTTACTTTTATTGGAACGATGCTCATTAGTGATATTGCAATAGACGTTAGCCTTTTTCACCCCGTTACGATCGTTATCATTGGGGTTTGTTATATTACAAGTTTTCCAGTTCTGCATCGTGGATTATTGTCACCTATCTTTTTTATGAGAATTACTCTATTGCTCATTGCCCACTTCTTCGGATTTACAGGCATTGTTCTTGCAGCAACTGCTCTGATTATATATGGTGTATTCTTACGTTCTCTTGGTGTTCCTTATCTATATCCCCTTTTACCTTTTCAGCCTAGCAGGTGGCGCGACACCATTTTTCGTCCAAGTTTAGTGAAAGTCATCAATCAACCAAATTCATTGCCATTTAATCAAACAAAGGCAGCGGCCGGTAGAAAAAAAGAATGGTGA
- the hpaE gene encoding 5-carboxymethyl-2-hydroxymuconate semialdehyde dehydrogenase codes for MEQTKKAWNRENITVRDSNQYIGGVFVEASSGETFANIDPFTNQKLNSVASGDERDISKAVEAASNAMKNGPWGSMKVEERMVYINRIADLIDEEIEEIAYLEALDTGLPISQTKKMTARAAENFRFYARMVQSVLHGESYPVDNTFINYTVYKSIGVVGLITPWNAPFMLETWKVAPALATGNTVVLKPAELSPLTVDKLAEVIDRADLPEGVFNVVHGYGETAGAALVAHKDVAAISFTGETTTGSTIIKNSADTLKKTSMELGGKSPLIVFEDANFGRALDAAVWGIFSFNGERCTANSRVFLHSSIKDRFIEAMKERVDNLTLGDSMDASTQLGPLISREHMEKVNSYISLAKEEGCEVYQGNVPETLADGNFISPTLLLNAQNHMRVCQEEIFGPVVSIIEFEEEQEVIDAANDVEYGLAGYVWTSDLQRGHRVAQAVDAGMIWVNAQNVRDLRIPFGGMKASGIGREGGHYAMFEFYTEPKAIHIALGDHHIPQFGKKQ; via the coding sequence ATGGAACAAACAAAAAAAGCATGGAACCGCGAGAACATCACTGTTAGAGATAGTAACCAATATATCGGCGGTGTATTTGTTGAGGCGAGCTCTGGCGAAACGTTTGCAAATATAGATCCTTTTACAAACCAAAAGTTGAATTCTGTTGCTTCAGGAGATGAACGTGATATTTCTAAAGCTGTCGAGGCTGCGTCTAATGCAATGAAAAATGGCCCATGGGGCAGCATGAAAGTCGAAGAACGGATGGTTTATATTAACCGAATTGCTGATTTAATTGATGAAGAGATCGAAGAAATTGCGTATTTAGAGGCGCTTGATACAGGTTTGCCAATTAGTCAGACGAAGAAAATGACGGCTCGGGCTGCAGAGAACTTTCGTTTTTATGCTCGAATGGTTCAGTCCGTTTTGCATGGAGAGTCATACCCAGTAGATAATACTTTTATTAATTACACCGTATATAAATCAATTGGTGTTGTAGGATTAATTACGCCTTGGAATGCCCCATTTATGTTGGAAACATGGAAAGTAGCACCTGCTCTTGCAACAGGCAATACAGTCGTCTTAAAACCAGCAGAGTTGTCGCCTTTGACAGTCGATAAATTGGCAGAGGTCATTGATCGAGCGGATTTGCCAGAAGGTGTGTTTAATGTTGTTCATGGATACGGGGAAACAGCTGGAGCTGCTCTTGTTGCACATAAGGATGTCGCGGCAATTTCATTTACAGGAGAAACAACGACTGGCTCAACAATTATAAAGAATTCAGCCGATACATTGAAGAAAACTTCTATGGAACTCGGTGGGAAGTCACCACTAATCGTGTTTGAAGATGCAAATTTTGGCCGGGCACTTGATGCGGCGGTATGGGGAATTTTTTCTTTTAATGGAGAGAGGTGCACAGCAAATTCCCGAGTGTTTCTTCACAGCAGTATTAAAGATCGTTTTATTGAGGCGATGAAAGAGAGAGTCGATAACCTGACGCTCGGTGACTCAATGGATGCCTCTACGCAACTTGGACCTTTAATTAGTCGAGAACATATGGAAAAAGTCAATTCGTATATCTCTCTTGCAAAAGAAGAGGGGTGTGAAGTTTACCAAGGGAATGTGCCAGAGACTCTCGCCGATGGAAATTTTATCTCACCAACGCTCCTTTTGAATGCACAAAACCATATGAGGGTGTGCCAAGAAGAAATTTTTGGACCAGTTGTTTCGATTATCGAGTTTGAGGAGGAGCAAGAGGTCATTGACGCAGCTAACGATGTTGAATATGGATTAGCTGGCTATGTTTGGACGTCTGACCTTCAACGCGGTCACCGAGTTGCGCAAGCAGTAGATGCTGGGATGATTTGGGTAAACGCACAAAATGTTCGTGATTTACGCATTCCATTTGGTGGGATGAAAGCAAGTGGGATTGGTCGAGAGGGTGGACACTATGCGATGTTTGAATTTTATACAGAGCCGAAAGCGATTCATATTGCACTAGGTGATCACCATATCCCGCAGTTTGGTAAAAAACAGTGA